From the genome of Bacteroides sp. MSB163, one region includes:
- a CDS encoding DUF3108 domain-containing protein, with the protein MKTRKRETRITAIPAITGKRRWVFCLLGALLLTMMPTPAKAQCTAQNTAFQSGEHVMYDLYFNWKFIWKKVGLASLTTFSTTYQSQPAYRFNLLSVGSKKTDFFFKMRDTLTCYVSEKLEPLYFRKAAEEGDRYTVDEAWFSYKDGVSNVKQRRVWHNPVRDPQEMEYSDNRCIFDMLSILAQARSYDPADYKVGDRILFPMATGRKVEEQTLIYRGKEDVKANNDTVYRCLVFSFVEYKKGKEKEVITFFISDDKNHLPIRLDMYLNFGSAKAFLKSVQGNRYPMTSVVKKK; encoded by the coding sequence ATGAAGACAAGAAAAAGAGAAACCAGAATAACCGCAATTCCGGCAATAACCGGTAAGCGCAGATGGGTGTTCTGCCTGTTGGGAGCACTGTTACTTACGATGATGCCCACGCCTGCCAAGGCACAATGTACAGCTCAAAACACCGCATTTCAGTCCGGCGAGCACGTGATGTACGATTTATATTTTAACTGGAAGTTTATCTGGAAGAAGGTGGGGCTGGCAAGTCTGACCACCTTCTCCACTACTTATCAGTCACAACCTGCCTACCGCTTCAACCTGCTTTCGGTAGGAAGTAAAAAGACCGATTTCTTCTTTAAGATGCGTGATACGCTGACTTGCTATGTCAGTGAAAAGCTGGAGCCGCTCTACTTCCGTAAAGCGGCCGAAGAGGGTGACCGTTATACGGTGGATGAGGCTTGGTTTTCATATAAGGATGGTGTATCCAACGTAAAGCAGAGGCGGGTCTGGCACAATCCGGTCCGCGATCCGCAAGAGATGGAATACAGTGATAACCGTTGCATCTTCGATATGTTGAGTATTTTGGCGCAGGCGCGTTCGTACGATCCGGCAGATTATAAAGTGGGCGACCGGATTCTGTTCCCTATGGCTACCGGACGTAAGGTAGAAGAACAAACGCTGATTTACCGGGGTAAAGAAGATGTGAAAGCCAATAACGATACGGTTTATCGCTGCCTTGTATTCTCTTTTGTAGAATATAAGAAAGGAAAAGAGAAAGAAGTGATTACTTTCTTTATCTCGGATGATAAGAACCATCTCCCGATCCGCCTGGATATGTATCTTAACTTCGGGTCGGCAAAGGCTTTCCTGAAGAGCGTACAGGGAAATCGTTATCCGATGACGTCGGTGGTAAAGAAGAAATGA
- a CDS encoding Ig-like domain-containing protein, which produces MKSLFNRLAGVAVVGVVLYSCASIGRPEGGAIDETPPRFVGSTPAPGALNNNRKKITIEFDEFIKLDKPGEKIVISPPQVQQPEIKANGKKVVVTLKDTLKLDMTYSIDFSDAIQDNNEGNPLPDFGFTFSTGSVIDSMVVSGTVLNAANLEPVKGMLVGMHSNLADSAFTTIPFERVGRTDSRGRFTIRGVAPGEYRIYGLQDADQNFYYSQPTEMIAFEDSLIIPAMDERIRLDTLWKDSLTIDTIMERTYTHYSPDDVILRCFKERVLSQRLIRSERPESRKFSFYFSTQADSLPLLKGLNFDETNAFIVEKPTGRIDTLHYWIRDSLIYKMDTLKMSLTYLYTDTLNQLVPRTDTLRLVSKIRPKSEKELEKEREKKEKELEKAKKKAEKEGKEYVEPTVFLPVDVYAPGTMDIYDYISLTFTEPLATVADGAIHLKQKVDSLWNDVPYDFVPDSLNLMRYNVYADWVPGESYAFEVDSTAFHGIYGLFTDKIKKEFKVKKPEEYGQIFYNVTGADSIAFVELLDAQDKVVRTVPVVDGKADFYFLNPGKYSARLINDTNGNGVWDAGKYEDKRQPEKVYYYPQVIELKANFDLTQDWNIHEKPLDKQKPDELKKQKPDEDKKKRNQNNRNSGNNR; this is translated from the coding sequence ATGAAGTCTCTTTTCAATCGTCTGGCAGGTGTTGCCGTTGTTGGTGTCGTGCTTTATTCTTGCGCCAGCATCGGTCGTCCGGAAGGTGGTGCTATTGATGAAACCCCTCCACGCTTCGTAGGTAGTACGCCTGCGCCGGGCGCCCTCAATAATAACCGGAAGAAAATTACGATTGAATTCGATGAATTCATCAAGCTCGATAAACCTGGGGAGAAGATCGTGATTTCTCCGCCCCAGGTGCAACAGCCAGAAATTAAGGCGAATGGAAAGAAGGTGGTGGTCACCTTAAAGGATACCCTAAAGCTGGATATGACTTATTCGATAGACTTCTCGGATGCTATTCAGGACAATAATGAAGGTAATCCGTTGCCCGATTTCGGGTTTACTTTCTCCACGGGTTCTGTTATCGACTCGATGGTGGTTTCCGGTACCGTGCTGAATGCAGCCAATCTGGAACCGGTGAAAGGCATGCTGGTAGGTATGCATTCCAATTTGGCTGACTCGGCCTTTACTACGATACCTTTTGAACGTGTAGGTCGTACCGACAGTCGCGGACGTTTCACAATTCGGGGTGTTGCTCCGGGCGAGTACCGCATCTACGGATTGCAAGATGCTGATCAAAACTTCTATTATAGTCAGCCCACTGAAATGATTGCTTTCGAAGACTCCCTGATTATTCCTGCTATGGATGAACGGATACGTCTTGATACACTCTGGAAAGATTCTCTGACGATAGATACGATCATGGAGAGAACTTATACTCATTACTCTCCGGATGATGTCATATTGCGCTGCTTCAAAGAACGGGTTTTGTCGCAACGTCTCATCAGGAGCGAACGTCCCGAATCCCGGAAATTCTCTTTCTATTTCTCTACCCAGGCTGACAGCCTGCCGTTGTTGAAGGGACTGAATTTCGATGAAACCAACGCTTTCATCGTGGAGAAGCCTACCGGACGCATTGATACGCTTCATTATTGGATAAGAGACTCTCTGATCTATAAGATGGATACTTTGAAGATGAGTCTCACTTACCTCTATACGGATACGCTCAACCAGTTGGTACCGCGTACGGATACTCTGAGACTTGTATCGAAGATTCGGCCTAAGTCCGAGAAAGAACTTGAGAAGGAACGTGAGAAGAAGGAAAAGGAACTGGAAAAAGCCAAAAAGAAAGCGGAGAAAGAGGGTAAGGAGTATGTAGAACCGACGGTATTCTTACCTGTAGATGTATATGCACCGGGTACGATGGATATCTACGACTATATCTCTCTTACGTTTACTGAACCGCTGGCAACTGTTGCTGATGGTGCCATTCATCTGAAACAGAAAGTAGACAGTTTGTGGAATGATGTTCCTTACGACTTTGTTCCGGACTCTCTGAACCTGATGCGCTATAATGTTTATGCAGATTGGGTGCCCGGTGAAAGCTATGCTTTTGAAGTTGACTCGACAGCTTTCCATGGAATATATGGCCTTTTCACCGATAAGATAAAGAAAGAATTTAAGGTGAAGAAACCTGAAGAGTACGGGCAGATTTTTTATAATGTGACGGGAGCGGATTCAATTGCTTTTGTAGAGTTGCTGGACGCACAGGACAAAGTGGTACGTACAGTGCCGGTTGTTGACGGTAAGGCGGATTTTTACTTTCTGAATCCCGGCAAATATAGTGCGCGCCTTATAAATGATACGAATGGAAACGGTGTGTGGGACGCCGGAAAATACGAAGACAAACGGCAACCGGAGAAAGTGTATTACTATCCTCAAGTGATAGAGCTGAAAGCTAATTTCGACCTGACCCAGGATTGGAACATACATGAGAAGCCGCTGGATAAACAGAAACCGGATGAACTCAAAAAACAAAAACCAGATGAAGACAAGAAAAAGAGAAACCAGAATAACCGCAATTCCGGCAATAACCGGTAA